The Bernardetia litoralis DSM 6794 genome includes a window with the following:
- a CDS encoding 7TM diverse intracellular signaling domain-containing protein, with translation MKKHIFNYFKFFCLFIVLLFGLVLITKPTKSYAQNQNTKEKAIKDTTNILILEKHKTTYRFDKAISYCTTDLNITFGDFIQNKATFLPYLVDGEKMILPPKQAAWFRIPVKSEYKEISEWFLQAGNGYQIKLYIPQLDNSYQEKRFGLLYKDSLQNSVPNYYSTTFSLRQGESVLYVRIVPSEHSVKQGGYQQTFVLFRKDAAHEFFSINLATNSIIYTIILAMFVYNLILFFLIKDRSYLYYCIAIFFIGVYFYTLPTLKSVAFWGQLSYDSELNYIVNYTSAFLTVIFWIKFTQSYFTMRENFPKWNRYFLGIIILNVIVGVFYIIFVEQIANIYATTLHLITIISLLSFSAIVFFRKKLLAKQFFVANLALFIFVIIYLAYIRRLIPSNSFTNSALEIGVVAQVILFSLALASRINLLRKQVTQQSIDKEKLERVKAEEIKYVIEEKNKELEGEVQERTLEISEKNTELEQIIEELDTTNETLRYTINRVEEQNTQITSSIAYAQRIQQATLPSLDQIRKSFSENFIVFRPLHVVSGDFYWFLELEKKRFLGAFDCTGHGVPGAFMALVANGLLNEIVVHKKIISPDKILEELHKSIQYSLKQNQTKDQDSIDGSLMCIEKIEDENQNYTVQIASARNSVYLFDSEGCKGIKEIKGDRKSIGGSTHQEEVFSLHALEIKEQTDFYMLSDGLQDQFGEVKNKKFMKKRVRELLTEITAYDSSLQKRTIESTIDNWKGNKEQTDDILIMGLRLG, from the coding sequence ATGAAAAAGCATATATTTAATTATTTCAAGTTTTTTTGTTTATTTATTGTGTTATTATTTGGTTTAGTACTTATTACAAAACCAACTAAAAGCTATGCTCAAAATCAAAATACGAAAGAAAAGGCAATAAAAGATACAACAAATATATTAATTCTTGAAAAACACAAAACTACCTACCGTTTCGATAAAGCTATAAGTTATTGTACTACGGATTTGAATATTACTTTTGGTGATTTTATCCAAAATAAAGCTACTTTTCTTCCTTATTTAGTGGATGGTGAAAAAATGATTTTGCCTCCTAAACAAGCTGCTTGGTTTCGTATTCCTGTTAAAAGTGAATATAAAGAAATTAGTGAATGGTTTTTACAAGCTGGAAATGGTTATCAAATCAAACTCTATATTCCTCAATTAGATAACTCATACCAAGAAAAACGATTTGGACTACTGTATAAAGATTCCTTACAAAACTCTGTACCCAATTATTACTCTACAACTTTCTCACTAAGGCAAGGTGAAAGTGTTTTGTATGTACGTATAGTTCCGTCAGAGCATTCAGTCAAACAAGGTGGTTACCAACAAACTTTTGTACTCTTTCGAAAAGATGCAGCACATGAGTTTTTCTCAATAAATTTAGCTACAAATAGTATTATTTATACTATTATTTTGGCAATGTTTGTTTATAATCTGATTTTATTTTTTTTAATAAAAGATAGGTCATATCTCTATTATTGTATTGCTATATTTTTTATTGGTGTTTATTTTTATACACTTCCTACACTAAAATCGGTTGCTTTTTGGGGGCAGTTGAGTTATGACTCTGAACTGAATTATATTGTTAATTATACTTCTGCTTTTTTGACTGTTATCTTTTGGATAAAATTTACTCAAAGTTATTTTACGATGAGAGAAAATTTTCCAAAATGGAATCGGTATTTTCTTGGTATCATAATTTTAAATGTTATAGTAGGTGTTTTTTATATTATTTTTGTTGAGCAAATTGCTAATATCTATGCTACTACACTTCATTTAATTACAATTATTTCGCTTCTTTCTTTTTCGGCTATTGTATTTTTTAGAAAAAAACTATTAGCCAAACAGTTCTTTGTAGCCAATTTAGCATTGTTTATTTTTGTAATTATTTATCTTGCTTATATACGTCGTCTTATTCCTTCTAATTCATTTACAAATTCGGCATTAGAAATAGGTGTTGTAGCGCAAGTTATTTTGTTTTCACTAGCTTTAGCTTCAAGAATTAATTTATTGAGAAAACAAGTAACTCAACAATCTATCGATAAAGAAAAACTAGAACGTGTAAAAGCAGAAGAGATAAAATATGTGATAGAAGAAAAAAATAAAGAATTAGAAGGCGAAGTACAAGAACGAACCCTAGAAATTTCAGAAAAAAATACCGAACTAGAGCAGATTATTGAGGAGCTAGATACAACAAACGAAACGCTACGCTATACAATAAACAGAGTTGAAGAGCAAAATACACAGATTACTTCAAGTATTGCGTATGCACAACGTATTCAACAAGCAACTTTACCAAGTTTAGACCAAATTAGAAAATCTTTTTCAGAGAATTTTATTGTTTTTCGTCCTCTACACGTAGTTTCTGGTGATTTTTATTGGTTTTTGGAATTGGAAAAAAAACGCTTTTTAGGTGCTTTTGATTGTACAGGACATGGTGTACCAGGGGCGTTTATGGCATTGGTAGCTAATGGATTATTAAATGAAATTGTAGTACATAAAAAAATCATTTCTCCAGATAAGATTCTTGAAGAACTTCACAAATCAATTCAATATTCACTCAAACAAAATCAGACAAAAGACCAAGATAGTATTGATGGAAGTTTGATGTGTATAGAAAAAATAGAAGATGAAAATCAAAATTATACTGTACAAATAGCAAGTGCAAGAAACTCAGTTTATTTATTTGATAGTGAGGGTTGTAAGGGGATAAAAGAAATAAAAGGCGACCGAAAAAGTATTGGTGGAAGTACACATCAAGAAGAAGTTTTTTCACTTCATGCATTAGAAATCAAAGAACAAACTGATTTTTATATGCTTTCTGATGGTTTACAAGACCAATTTGGAGAAGTAAAGAATAAAAAGTTTATGAAAAAAAGAGTGCGTGAATTGCTTACTGAAATCACTGCTTATGATAGCTCATTACAAAAACGCACTATAGAATCTACTATTGATAACTGGAAGGGAAATAAAGAACAAACAGATGATATTCTTATAATGGGACTACGTTTGGGATAG
- a CDS encoding S8 family serine peptidase, giving the protein MKLKQLLFITSIILFGTGFSYTAFSQTTERVVYFKDKNGTTFSTSRPLEFLTQKSIDRRNKQGISITEQDLPVNTDYISQINNLGASVSHALKWFNAAIVTADETTFIEIENLSFVDKIDRVAINLDTNRVARISATCDINTEDDICPEFEVNKILKTNKNQEDFDYGSSLAQIQMLGVDKMHQQGYLGQGIHIAVLDGGFINANTLSAFSHADIAFVYDVVENGQNVYQASSHGTKVLSAMLSKKEGEIIGTAPEATYYLFRTEDVSKEFPIEEAFWAVGAEKADSLGVDILQTSLGYSDFDNSDYDYTHDDLDGNTAMISQAAEFATQKGIVVVTSAGNSGNSAWQKISFPADAPSVLAVGAVDSNEEIGNFSSIGNTADGRVKPDIMAMGVGTTLWSEQNQLTSGNGTSYAAPLIAGLVAGFMQKNPNLTQKEVMFAMRRAGDNYSTPNEQYGYGIPNFDRLTQIELILGQEEDLTNKDAQIRIFPNPVASILHIEIDEKLFITNETLNLQIYNLQGQLILEEILNTDKKDIDFPAVSKGIYIVHIEGQNYQGTIKILKE; this is encoded by the coding sequence ATGAAATTAAAACAATTACTATTTATAACCTCTATTATTCTTTTTGGTACAGGATTTTCTTATACAGCATTTTCACAAACAACCGAACGAGTAGTATATTTTAAAGATAAAAATGGAACAACTTTTTCTACCAGTCGTCCATTAGAGTTTCTTACTCAAAAATCAATTGATAGAAGAAACAAACAAGGAATTTCTATTACAGAACAAGATTTACCTGTCAATACTGATTATATTTCTCAGATAAATAATTTAGGTGCGAGTGTAAGTCATGCTCTAAAATGGTTTAATGCTGCCATTGTAACAGCTGATGAAACTACTTTTATAGAAATAGAAAATCTTTCATTTGTAGATAAAATAGATAGAGTTGCTATTAATTTAGATACAAACCGAGTAGCTAGAATTTCGGCAACCTGTGATATAAATACAGAAGATGATATTTGTCCAGAATTTGAAGTAAATAAAATTTTGAAGACAAATAAAAATCAAGAAGATTTTGATTATGGAAGTTCTCTAGCTCAAATTCAGATGCTGGGTGTAGATAAAATGCACCAACAAGGCTATCTAGGACAAGGAATCCATATTGCTGTTTTGGATGGTGGTTTTATAAATGCAAATACACTTTCTGCCTTTTCGCATGCTGATATTGCTTTTGTATATGATGTTGTTGAGAATGGTCAGAATGTTTACCAAGCTTCTTCACACGGAACAAAAGTACTTTCTGCTATGCTCTCAAAAAAAGAAGGCGAAATTATCGGAACTGCTCCAGAAGCAACTTATTATCTATTCAGAACCGAAGATGTAAGTAAAGAATTTCCTATTGAAGAAGCATTTTGGGCTGTCGGAGCAGAAAAAGCTGATAGTTTGGGCGTAGATATTCTACAAACATCTTTAGGATATTCTGATTTTGATAACTCAGATTATGATTATACACATGATGACTTAGATGGAAATACAGCTATGATTTCACAAGCTGCCGAATTTGCTACTCAAAAGGGAATTGTAGTAGTTACTAGTGCTGGGAATAGTGGAAATAGTGCATGGCAAAAAATATCTTTTCCTGCTGATGCGCCTTCTGTTTTGGCTGTTGGAGCAGTAGATTCCAATGAAGAAATAGGAAATTTTTCTTCAATAGGAAATACTGCCGATGGAAGAGTAAAACCCGATATAATGGCTATGGGAGTAGGAACAACACTTTGGAGTGAGCAAAATCAATTAACTTCTGGAAATGGAACTTCGTATGCAGCACCATTAATAGCTGGTTTGGTAGCTGGTTTTATGCAAAAAAATCCGAACCTTACTCAAAAAGAAGTTATGTTTGCGATGCGTCGTGCTGGAGATAATTATTCTACTCCAAATGAACAATATGGTTATGGAATTCCTAATTTTGATAGACTGACTCAAATTGAACTTATTTTAGGACAAGAAGAAGATTTGACAAATAAAGATGCTCAAATTCGTATTTTCCCTAATCCAGTAGCAAGTATTTTACACATAGAAATTGATGAGAAATTATTTATCACTAACGAAACCCTCAATCTTCAAATCTATAACCTACAAGGACAGTTGATTTTGGAAGAAATTTTGAATACTGACAAAAAAGATATTGATTTTCCTGCTGTTTCAAAGGGAATTTATATTGTACACATAGAAGGACAAAACTACCAAGGAACAATCAAGATTTTGAAAGAGTAG
- a CDS encoding START-like domain-containing protein, translating to MSKFEYNAEYEIRAAVKMVYPYIASPQGLEEWFADRVEVLNEKFLNIHWDNEQHMTKIVSQRNNSMIRFQFVESMDEAKTKAQKKDNNFLELKLNYSELTDTTYLLITDYSEMNDEEVLKELWDGLVETLREKLGA from the coding sequence ATGAGTAAATTCGAATATAACGCTGAGTACGAAATACGTGCTGCTGTTAAAATGGTTTATCCCTATATTGCCTCTCCACAGGGTTTAGAGGAGTGGTTTGCCGATAGAGTAGAGGTCTTGAATGAGAAATTTTTAAATATTCATTGGGATAATGAACAGCACATGACAAAGATAGTTTCACAGAGAAATAACTCTATGATTCGCTTTCAATTTGTGGAAAGTATGGACGAAGCAAAAACAAAAGCACAGAAAAAAGATAATAATTTCTTAGAACTCAAACTCAATTATAGCGAACTGACAGACACCACTTATTTGCTAATTACAGATTATTCAGAAATGAATGATGAAGAAGTTTTGAAAGAACTTTGGGACGGACTTGTAGAAACACTTAGAGAAAAACTAGGAGCTTAA
- the rsmA gene encoding 16S rRNA (adenine(1518)-N(6)/adenine(1519)-N(6))-dimethyltransferase RsmA has product MSKNSPVKPKKHLGQHFLKDENIARKIVNQMQDDSYKNILEIGAGTGVLTKYILNDKKYDLTVVEIDDESVEYLKENMGFTDENLLNEDFLRMDLSTLFEEKFGIIGNFPYNISSQIFFKVLDYKNQIPEVVGMIQKEVAERIASPHGNKTYGILSVLLQAYYDIEYCFTVSEKVFNPPPRVKSAVIRLKRNEIESLDCNEKLFFQLVKFGFGQRRKMLRSALKPLGIPNAFKEKEELSQILSKRAEQLSVQDFIQLAKIFEREREAEKE; this is encoded by the coding sequence ATGTCAAAAAATTCTCCTGTAAAGCCAAAAAAACATTTAGGACAACATTTTTTAAAAGATGAAAATATTGCTCGTAAGATTGTCAATCAGATGCAAGATGATAGCTATAAAAATATTTTAGAAATTGGAGCAGGAACAGGCGTTCTGACAAAATATATCTTAAATGATAAAAAATATGATTTAACAGTTGTAGAAATTGATGATGAATCAGTAGAATATCTCAAAGAAAACATGGGATTTACAGATGAAAATCTTTTAAATGAAGATTTTTTGAGAATGGACTTATCAACTCTTTTTGAAGAAAAATTCGGAATCATTGGAAATTTTCCATATAATATTTCTTCGCAGATTTTCTTTAAAGTTTTAGATTACAAAAATCAAATTCCAGAAGTTGTTGGAATGATTCAGAAGGAAGTAGCCGAACGAATTGCATCACCACATGGAAACAAAACCTATGGAATTTTGAGCGTTTTGTTGCAGGCTTATTATGATATTGAATACTGTTTTACGGTAAGCGAAAAGGTTTTTAACCCTCCTCCACGAGTAAAATCTGCTGTTATTCGTCTAAAAAGAAATGAAATTGAAAGTTTGGATTGTAATGAAAAATTATTTTTTCAGCTTGTCAAATTTGGTTTTGGTCAGAGAAGAAAAATGCTTCGTAGTGCCTTAAAACCTTTGGGAATTCCGAATGCATTCAAAGAAAAAGAAGAACTTAGCCAAATATTAAGTAAAAGAGCCGAACAATTATCTGTACAAGATTTTATTCAATTAGCTAAAATATTTGAGCGAGAAAGAGAAGCTGAGAAAGAATAA
- a CDS encoding DMT family transporter has protein sequence MTKLDSTASPASVLDYFKLHFIVIIWGFTAILGKWMTIPAVETVLYRTLIAAFILAFMVKRKEWKLPKKIILQLLMTGVIVGAHWITFFAAAKVANVSICLVGLSTASLWTAFIEPLFNKRKIKLYEVGLGLVIILGLYVILQTDLSSDMVLGLILGIIAAILAALFSTINGKFTHVAESYTITVLEMSGAAFGIILFLPFYSAYFTNGAGIDMVLKNNVYFNDTLFLDFVNLLHLNTDFVLLFVLAVICTVYAYSVSVELLRRLSVFMTNLTINLEPVYGIVLAAFFFDEHEKMDANFYLGASIILLSVLSYPIFNYVNKKIKMKKQKLV, from the coding sequence ATGACCAAATTAGATTCTACAGCTTCTCCTGCTTCGGTTTTGGATTACTTCAAACTCCATTTTATTGTAATTATTTGGGGGTTTACTGCTATTTTGGGAAAATGGATGACTATTCCAGCCGTTGAAACGGTTTTATATAGAACACTTATTGCAGCTTTTATTTTGGCTTTTATGGTCAAGCGCAAAGAATGGAAGCTTCCCAAAAAAATTATTTTGCAGCTTCTCATGACAGGTGTGATTGTGGGAGCGCACTGGATTACATTTTTTGCAGCAGCAAAGGTGGCTAATGTTTCCATTTGTTTGGTTGGGCTTTCGACGGCTTCACTTTGGACGGCTTTTATTGAGCCTCTTTTTAATAAACGAAAGATAAAACTTTATGAAGTTGGTTTAGGACTTGTAATTATTTTAGGTTTGTATGTAATTCTTCAAACAGATTTGTCTAGCGATATGGTTTTGGGGCTTATTTTAGGAATTATTGCTGCTATTTTGGCTGCTTTATTTTCTACAATTAATGGCAAATTTACACATGTTGCAGAGTCTTATACAATTACTGTTTTGGAAATGAGTGGGGCAGCTTTTGGAATTATTCTTTTTCTACCTTTTTATTCAGCTTATTTTACAAATGGAGCAGGTATTGATATGGTTTTGAAAAATAATGTTTATTTCAATGATACATTATTCTTGGATTTTGTTAATCTTCTTCATCTTAATACGGATTTTGTTTTGCTCTTTGTTTTGGCTGTGATTTGTACAGTTTATGCCTATTCGGTGAGTGTTGAGCTTTTGCGTAGATTATCTGTTTTTATGACAAATCTAACTATCAATTTAGAGCCTGTTTATGGAATTGTTTTAGCAGCTTTTTTCTTTGATGAACATGAAAAAATGGATGCTAATTTTTATTTGGGAGCATCCATAATTTTGCTTTCAGTTCTTTCTTATCCTATTTTTAATTATGTAAATAAAAAAATAAAAATGAAAAAACAGAAGTTAGTTTGA
- a CDS encoding two-component regulator propeller domain-containing protein — MFFYAFFSTVSFALDPQKKISHYILDQWTTRDGLPTNTLNHVYQSKDGFIWASTYSGLIRFDGAEFKIFDKKNLPYLTNSSMSSLYQTKDDSLWIGTHGSGLIVQKNHNFNAYTSITTKDNFPNYAIETIININNSLWIGTRGNGIMLYKDGLFTPFKGIPEINSISINEFQYRENGASSTVWIGTEGKGLFSYQNEIIEKYNVENGLLSNDVVTGLLLDQSNTLWVGTINGVNCIRNGNSELIKELEGITINDILEDKEGSIWFATSAGLYRRNPLTKKYEVLNTENGLPHNNVMHISTDREGNLWLAMYRAGLICLKDGNFVNYTVQQGLASVSVSSIAEIEKNTYWVGSDAGIINTITNQNIGVHALKKTLSTDRLRSIFKDREGNTWVGSYTGILRISADGSEKVFTTADGLTDNQVRIITQAKNGNIWVGTRGGGLNEYISSEQKWTSFTKENGLTSNFIMGIEPTKDGNLVVSTNDAGVNIINLKTRKVSKIYTQTEGLPSNLAFSARYDSKNILWICANSGLVAIAPTNTNKVNIFSLSNGFPVDAVYSIHEDNNNDLWLSSSQGVIRIDRNSVTEYFEGKRKKIKTEIFDRSDGMKEEECTGAVPFLKDSQGRMWFPTIGGISMINPTKISKNLLPPPVYILNMAVDSTDYPFPSLKKEKIVIEAGTKRIVFHFTGLSLVSPSNMHFKYRLKGFDDDWIEVTNERDARYTGLLPKKYTFEVIAANNDGVWSDRIASVTFRIKPFFYQTAYFWIALVILFLILVWLAYRYQVGRIKRQNIKLEEMVKQRTAEINHQKQEIESQRDRIEKQRQAISESYQQIHKVGEIGQKITAKLQTDTLAQTIYQNILTLMSVESFGIGIYKKKQKKIVFKNYIEHGELLPVHSDSITQTNYLSVESFTQRKAILINDVNDYFAKNTEKEYIDIGKISQSLIYVPLVINEKTVGVLTVQSFQKNAYTKEDVVILEALAAYISIAQSNAKSYEIIQEKNRNITDSIRYALTIQQAVLPTPEEMNQLFDDYFVIFKPKDIVSGDFYWTVNYKGKTFVAIVDCTGHGVPGGFMSMIGNALLNEIVTIQRIFSPAAILEKLHQDVRAALQQDKAKNDDGMDISILCLDKTEEGNKITFAGAKQAIYYAENNKIIKLKGDRMSIGGRRSKRKEDTFTETTIILQDKTMVYMMSDGFQDQADAEGKKIGSNRIIEQFEKIEQFPTTTQKQELELLLEQHQHTAPQRDDITLLGIRL; from the coding sequence TTGTTCTTTTATGCTTTTTTCTCAACTGTTAGTTTTGCTTTAGATCCTCAAAAGAAAATTTCACATTATATTTTAGATCAATGGACAACTAGAGATGGTCTTCCTACTAATACCCTAAATCATGTCTATCAATCAAAAGATGGATTTATTTGGGCAAGTACTTATAGTGGTCTTATACGTTTTGATGGCGCAGAATTTAAAATTTTTGATAAAAAAAATCTACCTTACCTTACCAATAGTTCTATGTCATCACTCTACCAAACTAAAGATGATTCACTTTGGATAGGGACACATGGAAGTGGTTTGATTGTACAAAAAAATCATAATTTTAACGCTTATACTTCTATCACTACAAAAGATAATTTTCCAAATTATGCAATAGAAACAATTATAAATATAAATAATTCTTTATGGATAGGAACACGAGGAAATGGAATAATGCTGTATAAGGATGGTTTATTTACTCCCTTCAAAGGTATTCCTGAAATTAATTCAATTTCTATTAATGAGTTCCAATATAGAGAAAATGGAGCTAGTAGTACTGTTTGGATAGGAACAGAAGGAAAAGGCTTATTTTCGTATCAAAATGAAATTATAGAAAAGTATAATGTAGAAAATGGATTACTTTCCAATGATGTAGTTACAGGACTTTTATTAGACCAATCCAATACACTTTGGGTAGGCACAATTAATGGTGTAAATTGCATCCGAAATGGAAACTCTGAGCTTATCAAAGAATTAGAAGGAATTACTATTAATGATATTTTAGAAGATAAAGAAGGTAGTATTTGGTTTGCTACAAGTGCAGGATTATACCGAAGAAATCCTCTAACCAAAAAATATGAGGTTTTGAATACTGAAAATGGACTTCCTCATAATAACGTAATGCACATCAGTACAGATAGAGAAGGAAATCTATGGTTGGCGATGTATAGAGCTGGACTTATCTGTTTGAAAGATGGAAATTTTGTCAATTATACTGTTCAGCAGGGCTTGGCTTCTGTTTCTGTGAGTTCTATCGCAGAGATAGAAAAAAACACATATTGGGTCGGTTCGGATGCTGGAATTATTAATACTATTACAAATCAAAATATAGGAGTACATGCACTCAAAAAGACACTTTCAACAGACCGTTTACGAAGTATTTTTAAAGATAGAGAAGGAAATACGTGGGTAGGTTCTTATACAGGAATATTACGGATTTCGGCAGATGGAAGTGAAAAAGTTTTTACTACTGCAGATGGACTCACAGATAATCAAGTACGAATAATTACTCAAGCTAAAAATGGAAATATTTGGGTAGGAACTCGTGGTGGTGGACTCAATGAATACATATCTTCTGAGCAAAAATGGACATCTTTTACAAAAGAAAATGGACTAACATCTAATTTTATAATGGGAATAGAACCAACTAAAGATGGTAATTTAGTTGTTTCTACCAATGATGCTGGAGTAAATATTATTAATTTAAAAACTAGAAAAGTAAGTAAAATCTATACTCAAACAGAAGGATTACCTTCTAACTTAGCTTTTTCAGCTCGTTATGATTCAAAAAATATCCTTTGGATTTGTGCAAACTCTGGATTAGTAGCGATTGCTCCTACTAATACAAACAAAGTAAATATTTTCAGCCTCTCAAATGGGTTTCCTGTGGATGCTGTTTATAGTATTCATGAAGATAATAACAATGATTTATGGCTTTCATCTTCCCAAGGAGTAATTCGTATAGACCGAAATTCAGTTACAGAATATTTTGAAGGAAAAAGAAAAAAAATAAAAACAGAAATTTTTGATAGAAGTGATGGAATGAAAGAAGAAGAATGTACAGGAGCAGTACCTTTTTTGAAAGATAGTCAAGGCAGAATGTGGTTTCCAACTATTGGTGGAATTTCTATGATTAACCCTACCAAAATATCTAAAAATTTACTTCCACCTCCTGTTTACATTCTCAATATGGCAGTAGATAGTACAGACTATCCTTTTCCTTCTCTAAAAAAAGAAAAAATAGTAATTGAAGCAGGAACAAAACGCATTGTTTTTCACTTCACAGGGCTTAGCTTAGTATCACCTTCTAATATGCACTTCAAATATCGTTTAAAAGGTTTTGATGATGATTGGATAGAAGTAACCAATGAAAGAGATGCACGTTATACAGGACTTTTGCCAAAAAAATATACATTTGAAGTAATAGCTGCAAATAATGATGGAGTTTGGAGTGATAGAATTGCTAGTGTAACATTCAGAATAAAACCGTTTTTCTATCAAACTGCTTATTTTTGGATTGCATTAGTTATATTATTTTTGATTTTGGTATGGTTGGCTTATCGTTATCAAGTAGGAAGAATTAAAAGACAAAATATAAAACTAGAAGAAATGGTTAAGCAGCGTACAGCAGAAATAAATCATCAAAAACAAGAAATTGAATCACAAAGAGATAGAATTGAAAAACAGCGTCAAGCTATTTCAGAATCCTACCAACAAATTCATAAGGTAGGAGAAATTGGACAAAAAATAACAGCCAAACTTCAAACTGATACACTTGCGCAAACAATCTATCAAAACATATTGACACTTATGTCAGTAGAAAGTTTTGGTATAGGAATTTATAAAAAGAAACAAAAGAAAATTGTATTCAAAAATTACATCGAACACGGAGAATTACTTCCTGTACATAGTGATTCTATTACTCAAACAAATTATCTTTCAGTAGAAAGTTTTACTCAAAGAAAAGCAATCTTGATAAATGATGTAAATGATTATTTTGCTAAGAATACTGAGAAAGAATATATTGATATTGGAAAAATATCACAATCTCTTATTTATGTCCCTTTAGTTATTAATGAAAAAACAGTGGGTGTACTTACTGTACAATCTTTTCAAAAAAATGCTTACACAAAAGAAGATGTTGTAATTTTAGAGGCTTTGGCTGCTTATATTTCTATTGCACAAAGCAACGCCAAATCTTATGAAATTATTCAAGAAAAAAATAGAAATATCACTGATTCAATTCGTTATGCACTTACTATTCAACAGGCTGTTTTGCCTACACCAGAGGAAATGAATCAACTTTTTGATGACTATTTTGTAATATTCAAACCTAAAGATATTGTAAGTGGTGATTTTTATTGGACAGTAAATTACAAAGGAAAAACATTTGTAGCTATTGTGGATTGTACAGGACATGGCGTTCCAGGTGGATTTATGTCAATGATAGGAAATGCTCTTTTGAATGAAATTGTGACTATTCAGCGTATTTTTTCACCTGCTGCAATTTTAGAAAAATTACATCAAGATGTTCGGGCTGCACTCCAACAAGACAAAGCCAAAAATGATGATGGAATGGATATTTCTATTTTATGTTTGGACAAAACAGAGGAAGGAAATAAAATCACTTTTGCAGGTGCAAAACAAGCTATTTATTATGCAGAAAATAATAAAATAATAAAACTAAAAGGTGATAGAATGTCTATTGGAGGACGTAGAAGTAAACGAAAAGAAGATACTTTTACAGAAACAACAATCATTTTGCAAGACAAAACAATGGTTTATATGATGAGTGATGGCTTTCAAGACCAAGCAGATGCAGAAGGCAAAAAAATTGGCTCAAACAGAATTATCGAACAATTTGAGAAAATAGAACAATTTCCTACCACCACACAAAAACAAGAATTAGAACTTCTATTAGAGCAACATCAGCACACAGCACCTCAACGTGATGATATTACACTTTTAGGAATTCGTTTATAA